In the Gossypium arboreum isolate Shixiya-1 chromosome 10, ASM2569848v2, whole genome shotgun sequence genome, one interval contains:
- the LOC108464291 gene encoding zinc finger CCCH domain-containing protein 29-like gives MCSGSKSELVPSNFTMEGELQGCKPDALSKCSVLLELAATDDLVAFKTEVEEKGLDLGEASYWYGRRIGSKKMGFEERTPLMIAAMFGSIDVLNYIVGTGKIDVNRACGADGVTAVHCAVAGGASSSVQVIKLLLDASADANCVDANGNKPIDLIVPGLKSLSNSKKKVIELLLKGDDVDGGLSLEEESEKTVLKKEYPVDISLPDINNGIYGTDDFRMYTFKVKPCSRAYSHDWTECPFVHPGENARRRDPRKYPYSCVPCPEFRKGACPKGDACEYAHGVFESWLHPAQYRTRLCKDETGCTRKVCFFAHKPDELRPVYASTGSAMPSPRSSAVNAVDMSTLSPLAVGSPSLPLPTASTPPMSPLTAASSPKSGGLWQNKVNLTPPALQLPGSRLKTAFNARDLDLEMELLGLENQLQQQKLMDEISSLSSPSCWSKEYSRLGDMQPTNLDDAFGSLDPSLLSPLHGLSVKSATPTQMQSPTALQIRQNQLRATYPPNHSSSLVRNPSAYGFDSSAAVAAALMNSRSSAFAKRSQSFIDRGAVTSRAGLTAPANSATMMSSNISDWSSPDGKLDWGIQGDELNKLRKSASFGFRNTPTPTPTPTPTPSNIDEPDVSWVNSLVKDVTPSSSGSMQQQQQQYNIGKGVRERLPPWVEQMYIEQEQMVA, from the coding sequence ATGTGCAGTGGTTCAAAGAGCGAACTTGTTCCTTCAAATTTCACCATGGAAGGTGAATTACAAGGATGTAAACCCGATGCTCTATCTAAATGCTCGGTTTTGCTTGAATTAGCCGCCACTGATGATTTGGTAGCCTTCAAAACTGAAGTAGAAGAAAAGGGTTTGGATCTTGGTGAGGCAAGCTACTGGTATGGTAGAAGAATAGGGTCGAAAAAGATGGGGTTCGAAGAGAGGACCCCTTTGATGATCGCTGCCATGTTCGGTAGTATCGATGTTTTGAACTACATCGTTGGTACCGGAAAAATTGATGTGAATAGAGCTTGTGGTGCTGATGGCGTTACTGCTGTTCATTGTGCCGTTGCTGGTGGTGCGAGTTCTTCGGTTCAGGTCATTAAGCTCTTGCTCGATGCATCTGCAGATGCTAATTGTGTTGATGCTAATGGGAACAAACCGATTGATCTGATCGTTCCGGGTTTAAAATCTTTGAGTAATTCCAAAAAGAAGGTGATTGAGTTGTTGTTGAAAGGTGATGATGTTGATGGTGGTCTTAGCCTGGAAGAAGAATCCGAAAAGACGGTTCTGAAGAAAGAATATCCTGTTGATATATCATTGCCTGATATCAACAACGGGATATATGGAACCGATGACTTTAGGATGTATACCTTTAAGGTGAAGCCTTGCTCGAGGGCATACTCTCATGATTGGACCGAGTGTCCTTTCGTTCATCCTGGTGAGAACGCGAGGAGGAGGGACCCGAGGAAGTATCCATACAGCTGTGTGCCTTGTCCAGAGTTTCGTAAAGGAGCATGCCCTAAGGGTGATGCTTGTGAATATGCGCATGGTGTGTTCGAGTCATGGCTTCATCCTGCTCAATATCGGACTAGACTTTGCAAAGATGAGACTGGTTGCACACGTAAAGTCTGTTTCTTTGCTCATAAACCTGATGAGTTGCGCCCTGTATATGCTTCCACCGGTTCAGCCATGCCTTCACCAAGGTCTTCTGCAGTTAATGCAGTGGATATGTCTACTTTGAGCCCATTAGCAGTCGGGTCACCATCCTTGCCGTTGCCTACTGCTTCAACACCACCTATGTCTCCTTTGACTGCCGCTTCCTCTCCAAAAAGCGGAGGCTTGTGGCAGAACAAAGTTAACCTCACCCCACCTGCCTTGCAGTTACCAGGTAGCCGCTTGAAGACAGCTTTTAACGCCCGAGATTTGGATTTGGAAATGGAATTGCTCGGGCTTGAAAACCAGTTGCAGCAACAAAAGTTGATGGATGAGATAAGTAGTCTGTCCTCTCCATCTTGCTGGAGTAAGGAATACAGTAGGCTTGGCGATATGCAGCCTACAAATCTTGATGATGCATTTGGATCACTCGATCCTTCCTTGCTATCTCCATTGCATGGACTgtccgtaaaatctgcaacaccaACCCAGATGCAATCTCCAACTGCTCTTCAAATACGCCAAAACCAACTCCGCGCAACCTACCCACCAAACCATTCATCCTCCCTTGTGAGGAACCCCTCGGCATATGGTTTCGACTCCTCTGCTGCAGTGGCAGCAGCACTAATGAACTCAAGGTCTTCCGCATTTGCAAAACGGAGCCAAAGTTTCATAGACCGTGGAGCAGTCACCAGTCGTGCTGGACTCACTGCACCTGCTAATTCCGCAACCATGATGTCCTCAAACATATCCGATTGGAGCTCCCCTGATGGGAAACTTGATTGGGGCATTCAAGGAGATGAGTTAAACAAGCTTAGGAAGTCAGCTTCCTTCGGGTTCCGTAACACCCCAACACCAACCCCAACCCCAACCCCAACCCCATCCAACATCGATGAACCAGACGTCTCGTGGGTCAATTCCCTCGTTAAAGATGTTACACCCTCCTCCAGCGGCTCGATGCAGCAACAGCAGCAACAATACAACATCGGTAAAGGTGTTCGAGAAAGGCTTCCACCATGGGTGGAACAAATGTACATAGAACAAGAGCAGATGGTAGCATAA